The following coding sequences lie in one Hyalangium ruber genomic window:
- a CDS encoding tetratricopeptide repeat protein, translating to MRVRVRSLRAIRAVPLLGLVSLVGLSAFGAPSRRPKVDREAMREAIVAGDEVEDFSSPASYAHFLQARRLHHTGEHRSAVDELRLALATDDGNPYLLTQLGEEYARLGELAKAEAELRKAVERSPRYYPAHVMLGRVLLEAKRTASARMHLRRAVMLRPNEPEAYLVLAQLYLETRSPEEAVKVVEELGAALPGEASGYRRLGLALAERGDRVRAERMLTHAVERDPGDVEAWVTLARLYETGGRSAEAEEALSRALERDPDNREVLLSAGRIALKLGSATRARAYFDRLLSLTHDPELTVRVAFAFLASRETSSAAEVLDMARRGKPSEPRISYYAGLVHERRRHYAEAAAAFAEVPESSELFDEVRVRRAGCLSRAGEHAHALALFQAAAEDHADDVGLWVQYARALERSGAPDRAEAVLKEALDKSRSPELYEALAASLQRQGRSAEGVALLREAVAQKPRDEGLLYALGTAYEQQGEVDRSLAQMRRVLELNRDHAAALNFMGYVLAQRGKELAEAERLVLRALALRPDTGAFLDSLGWVYFQRGEYQRAVEALERASQLEPDEPVILEHLGDAYQRASRSAEAAATWRRALEVLALDPEVADPPQQRSQLERKLKMLSTRPAGR from the coding sequence ATGAGAGTCCGCGTGCGCTCCCTTCGTGCCATTCGAGCCGTGCCGCTGCTGGGCCTCGTGAGCCTGGTGGGCCTGTCCGCCTTCGGTGCGCCGTCTCGCCGGCCCAAGGTGGACCGGGAGGCGATGCGCGAGGCCATCGTCGCGGGGGATGAGGTGGAAGACTTCTCCTCGCCCGCCAGCTACGCGCACTTCCTCCAGGCCCGGCGGCTGCACCACACCGGAGAGCACCGCTCCGCGGTGGACGAGCTGCGGCTGGCGCTCGCCACGGATGACGGCAACCCCTACCTGCTCACCCAGCTCGGCGAGGAGTATGCGCGCCTGGGGGAGCTGGCCAAGGCGGAGGCCGAGCTGCGCAAGGCGGTGGAGCGCTCGCCCCGCTACTACCCGGCCCACGTCATGCTCGGGCGCGTGCTGCTGGAGGCCAAGCGCACGGCCAGCGCCCGGATGCACCTGCGCCGTGCGGTGATGTTGCGGCCGAACGAGCCCGAGGCGTACCTCGTCCTGGCCCAGCTCTACCTGGAGACCCGCTCGCCCGAGGAGGCGGTGAAGGTGGTGGAGGAGCTGGGCGCGGCGCTGCCGGGAGAGGCCTCGGGTTACCGGCGCCTGGGCCTGGCCCTGGCGGAGCGGGGGGACCGGGTTCGCGCGGAGCGGATGCTCACGCACGCCGTGGAGCGGGACCCGGGGGATGTGGAGGCGTGGGTGACGCTGGCGCGGCTGTACGAGACCGGCGGGCGCTCCGCCGAGGCCGAGGAGGCCTTGTCTCGCGCGCTGGAGCGGGATCCGGACAACCGCGAGGTGCTGCTGTCGGCGGGCCGCATCGCCCTCAAGCTCGGAAGCGCCACGCGGGCGCGGGCGTACTTCGATCGGCTGCTCTCGCTCACCCACGATCCGGAGCTGACGGTGCGGGTGGCCTTCGCCTTCCTCGCCTCGCGCGAGACATCCTCCGCGGCGGAGGTGCTGGACATGGCCCGCAGGGGGAAGCCGAGCGAGCCCCGCATCTCCTATTACGCCGGGCTGGTGCATGAGCGGCGGCGCCACTACGCCGAGGCCGCTGCGGCCTTCGCGGAGGTGCCCGAGTCCTCCGAGCTCTTCGACGAGGTGCGCGTGCGCCGCGCGGGGTGCCTCTCCCGGGCGGGGGAGCACGCCCATGCGCTGGCCCTCTTCCAGGCCGCCGCCGAGGACCATGCGGACGACGTGGGTCTGTGGGTGCAGTACGCCCGGGCGCTCGAGCGTTCGGGCGCACCGGACCGGGCGGAGGCCGTGTTGAAGGAGGCGCTGGACAAGAGCCGCTCGCCCGAGCTGTACGAGGCGCTGGCGGCCAGCCTGCAGCGGCAGGGGCGCTCGGCGGAAGGGGTGGCGCTGCTGCGCGAGGCCGTGGCCCAGAAGCCCCGGGACGAGGGGCTGCTCTACGCGCTGGGCACTGCCTACGAGCAGCAGGGCGAGGTGGACCGCTCCCTGGCGCAGATGCGCCGGGTGCTGGAGCTCAACCGGGACCACGCCGCGGCGCTGAACTTCATGGGCTACGTGCTGGCCCAGAGGGGCAAGGAGCTGGCCGAGGCGGAGCGGCTGGTGTTGCGCGCGCTGGCGCTGCGGCCGGACACGGGGGCCTTCCTGGACTCTCTGGGCTGGGTGTACTTCCAGCGTGGCGAATATCAACGGGCGGTGGAGGCGCTGGAGCGGGCCTCGCAGCTCGAGCCGGACGAGCCCGTCATCCTCGAGCACCTGGGGGATGCCTACCAGCGGGCCTCCCGGAGCGCCGAGGCGGCGGCCACCTGGCGCCGGGCCCTGGAGGTGCTGGCGCTGGATCCCGAGGTGGCTGACCCACCCCAGCAGCGCTCCCAGCTCGAGCGGAAGCTGAAGATGCTGTCCACGAGGCCAGCGGGCCGCTAA
- a CDS encoding alpha/beta hydrolase, translating into MARHDEGFFTAKDHLRLFWTSDLPEAPRAHVAVVHGYGDHVGRYRPVTESLLAEGFAVHGFDYRGHGRADGRRGYCDKWPDYMEDLALFWERVRKAAGGQKVFLLAHSHGALMAVHLLASRGMEGLAGVVLSAPYFKLAITPPAAKVLAARVVGKVVPWLPIATELKIEDLTRDTDVQQATREDPLYIRTVTPRWFIESTQAQAEAMAMAIRVTAPIFIFCGSDDGVAAPVAARFFFEALGSSDKKFKEYPGMRHEPLNELGRAEVFRDISGWISAHL; encoded by the coding sequence ATGGCGCGCCACGACGAGGGCTTCTTCACCGCGAAGGACCACCTCCGGCTCTTTTGGACATCGGATCTCCCGGAAGCCCCGCGTGCTCACGTGGCGGTGGTGCATGGCTACGGCGACCACGTAGGTCGCTACAGGCCTGTTACCGAGTCCCTGCTGGCCGAGGGCTTCGCCGTCCACGGCTTCGACTATCGGGGCCATGGCCGGGCCGACGGGCGCCGGGGCTACTGCGACAAGTGGCCCGATTATATGGAGGACCTGGCCCTCTTCTGGGAGCGGGTGCGCAAGGCGGCCGGAGGGCAGAAGGTCTTCCTGCTGGCCCACAGCCACGGGGCGCTGATGGCGGTCCACCTGCTGGCCTCGCGCGGCATGGAGGGCCTGGCCGGGGTGGTGCTGTCGGCCCCGTACTTCAAGCTGGCCATCACCCCTCCGGCGGCCAAGGTGCTGGCCGCGCGCGTGGTGGGCAAGGTGGTGCCGTGGCTCCCCATCGCCACCGAGCTGAAGATCGAGGACCTCACGCGGGACACCGACGTGCAGCAGGCCACGCGCGAGGACCCGCTCTACATCCGTACCGTCACCCCGCGCTGGTTCATCGAATCCACCCAGGCCCAGGCCGAGGCCATGGCCATGGCCATTCGGGTGACAGCACCCATTTTCATCTTCTGCGGATCGGACGACGGGGTGGCCGCGCCGGTGGCGGCCCGCTTCTTCTTCGAGGCGCTGGGTTCATCGGACAAGAAGTTCAAGGAGTATCCCGGCATGCGGCACGAGCCGCTCAACGAGCTGGGGCGCGCGGAGGTGTTCCGGGACATCTCCGGCTGGATCTCCGCGCATCTCTGA
- the bacN gene encoding bactofilin BacN: MAQGETGIIGKGIVIKGSLTGGGDLVIEGRVEGQIALKNHLTIESTGKVQADIRAEELTINGEASGNIDASTRVSINASAKVAGDIKAPRVIIEDGAVFNGSIEMEVKLPDDI; this comes from the coding sequence ATGGCACAGGGCGAAACGGGCATCATCGGCAAGGGCATCGTCATCAAGGGCAGCCTCACGGGCGGCGGAGACCTCGTCATCGAGGGTCGGGTGGAGGGGCAGATCGCCCTGAAGAACCACCTCACCATCGAGAGCACGGGCAAGGTCCAGGCGGACATCCGCGCCGAGGAGTTGACGATCAACGGCGAGGCGAGCGGCAACATCGACGCCTCGACGCGTGTGTCCATCAACGCATCGGCGAAGGTGGCCGGGGACATCAAGGCCCCTCGCGTCATCATCGAGGATGGGGCGGTGTTCAACGGCTCCATCGAGATGGAAGTGAAGCTGCCAGACGACATCTAG
- a CDS encoding bactofilin family protein: MANTVIGSSIVIDGEISGDEDLVIQGTVKGKISLKESLYVEGSGVVEADIETQNVEIAGRVTGNIVASDKVELKTDCRVVGDIKAPRILIADGASFKGNVDMDQKER; the protein is encoded by the coding sequence ATGGCGAATACGGTCATTGGTTCGAGCATCGTCATTGACGGAGAGATCTCCGGCGACGAGGACCTGGTCATCCAGGGCACGGTGAAGGGGAAGATCTCCCTCAAGGAGAGCCTCTACGTGGAGGGCAGCGGCGTCGTCGAGGCGGACATCGAGACGCAGAACGTGGAGATCGCCGGCCGGGTGACGGGCAACATCGTCGCCAGCGACAAGGTGGAGCTGAAGACGGACTGCCGCGTGGTGGGCGACATCAAGGCCCCGCGCATCCTCATTGCCGACGGCGCCTCGTTCAAGGGCAACGTCGACATGGACCAGAAGGAGCGGTGA
- a CDS encoding bactofilin family protein produces MATAKELAGGAGDNTVVGPSILISGKLTGDEDLTVRGRVEGELTLSKTLIVETTGVVKANVAVRNAIVSGVVVGNINATESVELTRDGRMVGDIRAPRVIIVDGASFRGRVDMGEVEPGRVPVSRPAVTRPTVRPSAAPTRPMTPPARPTTVARPTPPPPAARPAAKPLPPPPPAAAGGAGASAAPKTEVSAPVPPVVGAGAKKKVVVKKKAR; encoded by the coding sequence GTGGCCACGGCGAAGGAGCTGGCCGGCGGAGCCGGTGACAATACCGTGGTGGGCCCGTCCATCCTCATCAGCGGCAAGCTGACGGGTGACGAGGACCTGACCGTGCGCGGCCGGGTGGAGGGGGAGCTGACGCTCAGCAAGACCCTCATCGTCGAGACCACGGGCGTGGTGAAGGCGAACGTGGCGGTGCGCAACGCCATCGTGAGCGGCGTGGTGGTGGGCAACATCAACGCCACCGAGAGCGTGGAGCTGACCCGCGACGGGCGCATGGTGGGCGACATCCGCGCCCCGCGCGTCATCATCGTGGACGGGGCGAGCTTCCGCGGCCGGGTGGACATGGGCGAGGTGGAGCCGGGCCGAGTGCCCGTCTCGCGCCCTGCGGTGACCCGTCCCACGGTGCGTCCGAGCGCCGCGCCGACGCGTCCGATGACGCCTCCCGCGCGTCCGACGACGGTGGCACGTCCCACGCCGCCGCCGCCGGCCGCCCGGCCCGCCGCCAAGCCGCTGCCGCCGCCTCCTCCCGCCGCCGCGGGTGGCGCGGGGGCCTCGGCCGCGCCGAAGACCGAGGTGAGCGCGCCCGTTCCGCCAGTGGTGGGAGCAGGCGCCAAGAAGAAGGTGGTCGTGAAGAAGAAGGCCCGCTAA
- a CDS encoding ParB/Srx family N-terminal domain-containing protein, with protein MDAENRVDGEDGKPGTPEESPSANAQGEGAPASPEQGAAASEGPAGNEGGGSEGGGGEAAAEPGAAEAAVPMLPESVGEEAAVEPEPRSFGQVSLAFIPLEQVDEDATFRIRPPGEVSQLATDVARLGQLFPVDVRPLGEERYQIICGFRRLAALRFLKRDRVQARVHAGLSDEDALLMALAAAIHATPVDREELEAKRDQLESQGRLSAAARDMLEKALATEDSLAPESMEEEVDADELAADAAQRLGALNQDLSLLADVFTSLDESRRAELLMQLRYSAELVAYLEGL; from the coding sequence ATGGACGCCGAGAACAGGGTGGACGGAGAGGACGGGAAGCCGGGCACGCCGGAGGAATCTCCATCGGCGAACGCCCAGGGCGAGGGCGCGCCCGCGAGCCCGGAGCAGGGGGCCGCCGCGAGCGAAGGCCCTGCCGGGAACGAGGGTGGAGGGAGCGAGGGAGGCGGGGGCGAGGCAGCCGCCGAGCCCGGAGCCGCCGAGGCCGCGGTGCCCATGCTGCCCGAGAGCGTCGGGGAGGAGGCCGCGGTGGAGCCGGAGCCGCGCTCGTTCGGCCAGGTGTCGCTGGCCTTCATTCCGCTGGAGCAGGTGGACGAGGACGCCACCTTCCGGATTCGCCCGCCTGGGGAGGTTTCTCAGCTGGCGACGGACGTGGCGCGACTGGGGCAGCTCTTCCCGGTGGACGTGCGGCCGCTGGGCGAGGAGCGCTACCAGATCATCTGCGGCTTCCGGCGGCTGGCGGCGCTGCGCTTCCTGAAGCGGGACCGGGTGCAGGCGCGTGTCCACGCGGGGCTGTCGGACGAGGACGCGCTGTTGATGGCGCTGGCGGCGGCGATTCACGCCACGCCGGTGGATCGCGAGGAGCTGGAGGCCAAGCGCGATCAGCTCGAGAGCCAGGGGCGCCTGAGCGCCGCGGCGCGCGACATGCTGGAGAAGGCGCTGGCGACGGAGGACTCGCTGGCGCCCGAGTCGATGGAGGAGGAGGTCGACGCGGACGAGCTGGCCGCGGACGCGGCGCAGCGGCTGGGCGCCCTCAACCAGGACCTGTCCCTGCTGGCAGACGTGTTCACCTCGCTGGACGAGTCGCGCCGGGCGGAGCTGCTGATGCAGCTGCGGTACTCGGCCGAGCTGGTCGCCTACCTGGAGGGCCTGTAG
- the pyrE gene encoding orotate phosphoribosyltransferase, producing the protein MNSALARDRTRLLELLTERSFERRKVVLSSGKESDFYIDCKRTALLAEGHFLIGRLLVDVITREAPLAVGVGGLTLGADPIASAVSLTSYLAGTPLEAFIVRKEPKGHGTGQWIEGLAALGQHAPVAIVEDVVTTGASTLKAIERAHAEGLKVLGAFALVDRLEGGREAVEASGHRLFTLFTRKDFIP; encoded by the coding sequence ATGAACAGCGCGCTGGCGCGGGACAGGACCCGGCTGCTGGAGCTGCTCACCGAGCGCTCCTTCGAGCGGCGCAAGGTGGTGCTCTCCTCCGGCAAGGAGTCGGACTTCTACATCGACTGCAAGCGCACGGCGCTGCTGGCCGAGGGGCACTTCCTCATTGGCCGGCTGCTGGTGGATGTCATCACCCGGGAGGCGCCGCTGGCGGTGGGCGTGGGCGGGCTGACGCTGGGGGCGGACCCCATCGCCTCGGCGGTGAGCCTCACCAGCTACCTGGCGGGCACGCCGCTGGAGGCCTTCATCGTCCGCAAGGAGCCCAAGGGGCACGGCACGGGCCAGTGGATCGAAGGCCTGGCGGCGCTGGGGCAGCACGCGCCGGTGGCCATCGTCGAGGACGTGGTGACGACGGGAGCTTCCACGCTCAAGGCCATCGAGCGAGCGCATGCCGAGGGCCTGAAGGTGCTCGGCGCGTTCGCGCTGGTGGACCGGCTCGAGGGCGGGCGCGAGGCGGTCGAGGCTTCTGGCCATCGGCTCTTCACGCTCTTCACCCGTAAGGACTTCATCCCGTGA
- a CDS encoding TIGR00730 family Rossman fold protein, protein MDLQTVCVFCGSRPGARPEFLAAAQALGAELARRRITLIYGGASVGLMGALADATLAGGGRAVGVLPFSLQERELGHSGLHELHLVNSMHERKALMAKRADAFIAMPGGFGTFDELFEILTWGQLGLHQKPIGLLNVGGYFEPLQAMVRRGVEDGFIPPAQAEPFAVSASAGELLDRLQAGPTMQVTEKWIRRTEET, encoded by the coding sequence ATGGACCTTCAGACAGTGTGCGTCTTCTGCGGCTCGCGGCCCGGCGCCCGGCCCGAGTTCCTCGCCGCCGCCCAGGCGCTCGGCGCGGAGCTGGCTCGCCGCCGCATCACGCTCATCTATGGCGGGGCCAGCGTTGGGCTGATGGGGGCCCTGGCGGATGCCACCCTCGCCGGTGGTGGGCGGGCGGTGGGCGTGCTGCCCTTCAGCCTTCAGGAGCGCGAGCTCGGCCACTCCGGCCTCCACGAGCTGCACCTGGTCAACTCCATGCACGAGCGCAAGGCGCTCATGGCCAAGCGCGCGGATGCCTTCATCGCCATGCCCGGCGGCTTCGGCACCTTCGACGAGCTGTTCGAGATCCTCACCTGGGGCCAGCTCGGCTTGCACCAGAAGCCCATCGGCCTGCTGAACGTGGGCGGCTACTTCGAGCCCCTGCAGGCCATGGTCCGCCGCGGCGTGGAGGATGGCTTCATCCCCCCGGCCCAAGCCGAGCCCTTCGCCGTGAGCGCCTCGGCGGGCGAGCTGCTGGACCGGCTCCAGGCCGGCCCGACGATGCAGGTGACGGAGAAGTGGATCCGCCGCACCGAGGAGACGTGA
- a CDS encoding rhomboid family intramembrane serine protease, producing MARQPRILDEPSPPPQPGQTPPGPRQRVPWVGWTIILSCVAMAFLAKGLPLVSSDPEAIELAQAGHPLALYGPLVQRGEYWRMLTCAFEHGGPLHLLFNMSVVYTLGFMLERAIGSWRFLGLSVVTCLGSSAFALFFNFNEFTVGASGMILGWAGAMVPIATRQGRKELGFWLVQIAVISALPSILDLPISISWAGHLGGFLFGLPCGIALRLGGPVYKRALPLILFITAVVAMFAAHPERRGGF from the coding sequence ATGGCCCGCCAGCCCCGCATCCTCGACGAGCCCTCCCCTCCTCCCCAGCCGGGGCAGACTCCCCCGGGTCCGCGGCAACGCGTGCCCTGGGTGGGCTGGACAATCATCCTGAGCTGCGTGGCCATGGCCTTCCTGGCCAAGGGCCTGCCCCTGGTCTCGTCCGATCCGGAGGCCATCGAGCTGGCTCAGGCCGGCCACCCCCTCGCGCTCTACGGGCCGCTCGTCCAGCGCGGCGAGTACTGGCGAATGCTCACCTGCGCCTTCGAGCACGGCGGGCCGCTGCACCTGCTCTTCAACATGTCGGTGGTCTACACGCTCGGCTTCATGCTGGAGCGCGCCATCGGCAGCTGGCGCTTCCTGGGCTTGAGCGTCGTCACCTGTCTGGGCTCGTCCGCCTTCGCCCTCTTCTTCAACTTCAACGAGTTCACCGTCGGCGCCTCGGGGATGATCCTCGGGTGGGCGGGGGCCATGGTCCCCATCGCCACACGCCAGGGCCGCAAGGAGCTGGGCTTCTGGCTGGTGCAGATCGCCGTCATCAGCGCGCTGCCCTCCATCCTGGACCTGCCGATCTCCATCAGTTGGGCAGGGCACCTGGGCGGCTTCCTCTTCGGCCTGCCCTGTGGCATTGCCCTGCGCCTGGGAGGCCCCGTCTACAAGCGGGCGCTGCCCCTCATCCTCTTCATCACCGCCGTGGTGGCGATGTTCGCGGCACACCCCGAACGGCGGGGAGGCTTCTGA
- the nadB gene encoding L-aspartate oxidase produces the protein MPQRFDFLVLGGGVAGLSFALQAARHGSVAVLTKRERYESNTQYAQGGIASVLAPTDTFEAHVQDTLVAGNELNHQDAVEVTVREGPDRIRELVALGAEFNRASTGDFDLTREGGHSARRIIHAGDITGREVQRALLAACDAQKNITFFQHTAAIDLILDRRQAPGRASRCVGIYALNEHGHIDTFLAKVTVLATGGAGKVYLYTSNPDVATGDGVAMAYRAGAQIANMEFYQFHPTCLYHPEAKSFLISEALRGEGGKLRLRGGQTFMERYHPLGALAPRDVVARAIDAELKRTGDDCVYLDMTHLGRAFVTERFPNIYATCKAFNIDMAVQPIPVVPAAHYMCGGVVTDLQGRTTVPGLYAIGEVAHTGLHGANRLASNSLLEGLVFGHRAAQATAEEARALPPLPQDPPDWDPGSAVDSDESVVVTHNWDEIRRLMWNYVGIVRTDKRLMRARRRLDLLREEIRDYYWRFKVTRDVIELRNIADVAHLIVDCASRRKESRGLHFTLDYPNTDDHHWKRDTVVSREL, from the coding sequence ATGCCGCAGCGCTTCGACTTCCTCGTCCTGGGTGGTGGTGTCGCGGGTCTCTCGTTCGCCCTCCAGGCGGCCCGGCATGGCTCCGTCGCGGTGCTCACCAAGCGTGAGCGCTACGAGAGCAACACCCAGTACGCCCAGGGGGGCATCGCCAGCGTGCTGGCCCCCACCGACACCTTCGAGGCCCACGTCCAGGACACCCTGGTGGCCGGCAACGAGCTCAACCACCAGGATGCGGTGGAGGTCACGGTCCGCGAGGGGCCCGACCGCATCCGCGAGCTCGTCGCGCTCGGCGCCGAGTTCAACCGGGCCAGCACCGGCGACTTCGACCTGACGCGCGAGGGAGGCCACTCCGCCCGGCGCATCATCCACGCGGGCGACATCACGGGCCGCGAGGTGCAGCGGGCCTTGTTGGCCGCGTGTGATGCGCAGAAGAACATCACCTTCTTCCAGCACACCGCCGCCATCGATCTCATCCTGGACCGACGCCAGGCGCCGGGTCGAGCCAGCCGCTGCGTGGGCATCTACGCCCTCAACGAGCACGGCCACATCGACACGTTCCTGGCCAAGGTGACGGTGCTGGCCACCGGCGGCGCGGGCAAGGTGTACCTCTATACCTCCAACCCGGACGTGGCGACGGGCGACGGGGTGGCCATGGCCTACCGGGCCGGCGCGCAGATCGCCAACATGGAGTTCTACCAGTTCCACCCCACCTGCCTGTACCACCCGGAGGCCAAGAGCTTCTTGATCAGCGAGGCGCTGCGCGGTGAGGGCGGCAAGCTGCGCCTGCGCGGTGGGCAGACCTTCATGGAGCGCTACCACCCGCTGGGCGCCCTGGCCCCTCGCGACGTGGTGGCCCGCGCTATCGACGCGGAGCTCAAGCGCACCGGCGATGACTGCGTCTACCTGGACATGACGCACCTGGGCCGCGCCTTCGTCACCGAGCGCTTCCCCAACATCTACGCCACCTGCAAGGCCTTCAACATCGACATGGCCGTGCAGCCCATCCCCGTGGTTCCCGCGGCCCACTACATGTGCGGCGGCGTGGTGACCGACCTGCAGGGCCGCACCACCGTGCCCGGCCTCTACGCCATCGGCGAGGTGGCCCACACCGGGCTGCACGGCGCCAACCGGCTGGCCTCCAACTCGCTGCTCGAGGGGCTCGTCTTCGGCCACCGCGCCGCCCAGGCCACCGCCGAGGAGGCACGCGCCCTGCCTCCGCTCCCGCAGGACCCGCCCGACTGGGACCCGGGCAGCGCGGTGGACTCGGACGAGAGCGTCGTCGTCACCCACAACTGGGACGAGATCCGCCGCCTCATGTGGAACTACGTCGGCATCGTCCGCACGGACAAGCGGCTGATGCGAGCCCGGCGCCGGCTGGACCTCCTGCGCGAGGAGATCCGCGACTACTACTGGCGCTTCAAGGTGACCCGGGACGTCATCGAGTTGCGCAACATCGCCGACGTGGCCCACCTCATCGTCGACTGCGCCAGCCGCCGCAAGGAGAGTCGCGGCCTGCACTTCACCCTCGACTACCCCAACACCGACGACCACCACTGGAAGCGCGACACTGTCGTCTCGCGCGAGCTCTGA
- a CDS encoding transglycosylase SLT domain-containing protein, whose amino-acid sequence MRLSPALLLALLMLPLGAFASEGIYRYVEKDGTIIYTNVAPPGSKRAKKLKGTFTTSQAPSAPVRGRASAPADLEPHITTAATRYKIPASLVRAIMQAESNFNPNAVSPKGACGLMQLMPPTAAEMYVKDIFDEKENIEGGVRYLRVLANTFNGDMVKMIAAYNAGPDAVRKYGGNVPPYAETQEYVRKVLQLYYHYKERERLARNEPREANADGDDASDGAGVAE is encoded by the coding sequence ATGCGCCTGAGTCCCGCTCTCCTGCTTGCCTTGTTGATGCTTCCCCTGGGGGCCTTCGCCTCCGAGGGCATCTATCGCTACGTGGAGAAGGACGGGACGATCATCTATACGAACGTGGCGCCGCCGGGCAGCAAGCGGGCCAAGAAGCTCAAGGGCACCTTCACCACCTCGCAGGCGCCCTCGGCGCCGGTGCGGGGCCGGGCGAGCGCTCCGGCGGACCTGGAGCCGCACATCACCACGGCCGCCACGCGCTACAAGATCCCCGCCAGCCTGGTGCGCGCCATCATGCAGGCGGAGAGCAACTTCAATCCCAACGCCGTGTCTCCCAAGGGGGCCTGCGGGCTGATGCAGCTGATGCCCCCGACGGCGGCGGAGATGTACGTAAAGGACATCTTCGACGAGAAGGAGAACATCGAAGGGGGCGTGCGCTACCTGCGGGTGCTCGCCAACACGTTCAACGGGGACATGGTGAAGATGATCGCCGCGTACAACGCGGGCCCCGATGCGGTGCGCAAGTACGGAGGCAACGTGCCGCCGTACGCCGAGACGCAGGAGTACGTGCGCAAGGTCCTCCAGCTCTACTACCACTACAAAGAGCGCGAGCGGCTCGCCCGGAACGAGCCCCGCGAAGCGAATGCCGATGGCGACGACGCGAGCGACGGGGCAGGAGTCGCAGAATAG